A genome region from Ahaetulla prasina isolate Xishuangbanna chromosome 8, ASM2864084v1, whole genome shotgun sequence includes the following:
- the PACRGL gene encoding PACRG-like protein isoform X4, producing MHRAKKAEGARKTAAGSAGKRTSPGRGMREKSETQERKTCSAPSQTSALKPRPRPSDRLNPKTIDPFNVQSRVPSAFAAIYSKGGIPCRLIHGSIRHKLQWDSHPATLPFDPLLINLAEGLKETRHPYTFISQEGFKELLSVEGAAQKTLPLLPRLVPVLKGALAHSDDEVFRRGLNALVQLSAVVGFWLNGHLKHLLSSLSKRQMSKKFKEQTMEALQKLEQYGGKESLTIIKAKIPTYSSISS from the exons ATGCATCGGGCCAAGAAAGCCGAAGGCGCCAGGAAAACAGCAGCCG GCAGCGCGGGGAAGAGGACGTCTCCAGGCcgtggaatgagagagaaaagcgAGACCCAGGAGAGGAAAACCTGCTCGGCTCCTTCTCAGACTTCGGCCCTGAAGCCGCGGCCTCGGCCGAGCGATCGACTTAATCCCAAAACCATCGATCCG TTCAATGTTCAGTCAAGAGTACCTTCCGCCTTTGCAGCCATTTACTCTAAAGGGGGCATCCCTTGCAG attaatCCATGGCTCCATAAGGCACAAATTGCAATGGGACAGTCATCCTGCAACACTTCCGTTTGACCCTCTTCTTATTAATTTAGCAGAG GGGCTCAAAGAAACCAGGCACCCGTATACGTTCATCTCCCAGGAGGGCTTCAAAGAACTGCTCTCTGTGGAAGGCGCTGCTCAGAAAACTCTTCCGTTGCTGCCTCGTCTCGTTCCAGTCTTAAAAGGTGCTTTG GCCCATTCAGATGATGAAGTGTTTAGAAGAGGACTGAATGCTTTGGTCCAGTTGAGTGCTGTGGTTGGCTTTTGGCTTAATGGCCACCTGAAGCATCTGCTTTCTAGT CTTTCCAAGAGACAGATGAGCAAGAAGTTCAAAGAACAAACTATGGAGGCTTTGCAAAAACTGGAGCAATACGGCGGAAAA GAAAGCCTGACTATTATAAAGGCAAAGATTCCGACATATTCTTCAATTTCTTCCTAA
- the PACRGL gene encoding PACRG-like protein isoform X1, protein MACGLSTVHLQVADACLVHRDEAPLPLGHPQEGMHRAKKAEGARKTAAAGSAGKRTSPGRGMREKSETQERKTCSAPSQTSALKPRPRPSDRLNPKTIDPFNVQSRVPSAFAAIYSKGGIPCRLIHGSIRHKLQWDSHPATLPFDPLLINLAEGLKETRHPYTFISQEGFKELLSVEGAAQKTLPLLPRLVPVLKGALAHSDDEVFRRGLNALVQLSAVVGFWLNGHLKHLLSSLSKRQMSKKFKEQTMEALQKLEQYGGKESLTIIKAKIPTYSSISS, encoded by the exons ATGGCTTGTGGGCTGTCCACGGTGCATCtgcaggtggctg ATGCCTGTTTGGTGCACCGGGATGAGGCCCCCCTCCCCTTAGGACACCCCCAGGAAGGGATGCATCGGGCCAAGAAAGCCGAAGGCGCCAGGAAAACAGCAGCCG CAGGCAGCGCGGGGAAGAGGACGTCTCCAGGCcgtggaatgagagagaaaagcgAGACCCAGGAGAGGAAAACCTGCTCGGCTCCTTCTCAGACTTCGGCCCTGAAGCCGCGGCCTCGGCCGAGCGATCGACTTAATCCCAAAACCATCGATCCG TTCAATGTTCAGTCAAGAGTACCTTCCGCCTTTGCAGCCATTTACTCTAAAGGGGGCATCCCTTGCAG attaatCCATGGCTCCATAAGGCACAAATTGCAATGGGACAGTCATCCTGCAACACTTCCGTTTGACCCTCTTCTTATTAATTTAGCAGAG GGGCTCAAAGAAACCAGGCACCCGTATACGTTCATCTCCCAGGAGGGCTTCAAAGAACTGCTCTCTGTGGAAGGCGCTGCTCAGAAAACTCTTCCGTTGCTGCCTCGTCTCGTTCCAGTCTTAAAAGGTGCTTTG GCCCATTCAGATGATGAAGTGTTTAGAAGAGGACTGAATGCTTTGGTCCAGTTGAGTGCTGTGGTTGGCTTTTGGCTTAATGGCCACCTGAAGCATCTGCTTTCTAGT CTTTCCAAGAGACAGATGAGCAAGAAGTTCAAAGAACAAACTATGGAGGCTTTGCAAAAACTGGAGCAATACGGCGGAAAA GAAAGCCTGACTATTATAAAGGCAAAGATTCCGACATATTCTTCAATTTCTTCCTAA
- the PACRGL gene encoding PACRG-like protein isoform X5 — translation MACGLSTVHLQVADACLVHRDEAPLPLGHPQEGMHRAKKAEGARKTAAAGSAGKRTSPGRGMREKSETQERKTCSAPSQTSALKPRPRPSDRLNPKTIDPFNVQSRVPSAFAAIYSKGGIPCRLIHGSIRHKLQWDSHPATLPFDPLLINLAEAHSDDEVFRRGLNALVQLSAVVGFWLNGHLKHLLSSLSKRQMSKKFKEQTMEALQKLEQYGGKESLTIIKAKIPTYSSISS, via the exons ATGGCTTGTGGGCTGTCCACGGTGCATCtgcaggtggctg ATGCCTGTTTGGTGCACCGGGATGAGGCCCCCCTCCCCTTAGGACACCCCCAGGAAGGGATGCATCGGGCCAAGAAAGCCGAAGGCGCCAGGAAAACAGCAGCCG CAGGCAGCGCGGGGAAGAGGACGTCTCCAGGCcgtggaatgagagagaaaagcgAGACCCAGGAGAGGAAAACCTGCTCGGCTCCTTCTCAGACTTCGGCCCTGAAGCCGCGGCCTCGGCCGAGCGATCGACTTAATCCCAAAACCATCGATCCG TTCAATGTTCAGTCAAGAGTACCTTCCGCCTTTGCAGCCATTTACTCTAAAGGGGGCATCCCTTGCAG attaatCCATGGCTCCATAAGGCACAAATTGCAATGGGACAGTCATCCTGCAACACTTCCGTTTGACCCTCTTCTTATTAATTTAGCAGAG GCCCATTCAGATGATGAAGTGTTTAGAAGAGGACTGAATGCTTTGGTCCAGTTGAGTGCTGTGGTTGGCTTTTGGCTTAATGGCCACCTGAAGCATCTGCTTTCTAGT CTTTCCAAGAGACAGATGAGCAAGAAGTTCAAAGAACAAACTATGGAGGCTTTGCAAAAACTGGAGCAATACGGCGGAAAA GAAAGCCTGACTATTATAAAGGCAAAGATTCCGACATATTCTTCAATTTCTTCCTAA
- the PACRGL gene encoding PACRG-like protein isoform X2, which translates to MACGLSTVHLQVADACLVHRDEAPLPLGHPQEGMHRAKKAEGARKTAAGSAGKRTSPGRGMREKSETQERKTCSAPSQTSALKPRPRPSDRLNPKTIDPFNVQSRVPSAFAAIYSKGGIPCRLIHGSIRHKLQWDSHPATLPFDPLLINLAEGLKETRHPYTFISQEGFKELLSVEGAAQKTLPLLPRLVPVLKGALAHSDDEVFRRGLNALVQLSAVVGFWLNGHLKHLLSSLSKRQMSKKFKEQTMEALQKLEQYGGKESLTIIKAKIPTYSSISS; encoded by the exons ATGGCTTGTGGGCTGTCCACGGTGCATCtgcaggtggctg ATGCCTGTTTGGTGCACCGGGATGAGGCCCCCCTCCCCTTAGGACACCCCCAGGAAGGGATGCATCGGGCCAAGAAAGCCGAAGGCGCCAGGAAAACAGCAGCCG GCAGCGCGGGGAAGAGGACGTCTCCAGGCcgtggaatgagagagaaaagcgAGACCCAGGAGAGGAAAACCTGCTCGGCTCCTTCTCAGACTTCGGCCCTGAAGCCGCGGCCTCGGCCGAGCGATCGACTTAATCCCAAAACCATCGATCCG TTCAATGTTCAGTCAAGAGTACCTTCCGCCTTTGCAGCCATTTACTCTAAAGGGGGCATCCCTTGCAG attaatCCATGGCTCCATAAGGCACAAATTGCAATGGGACAGTCATCCTGCAACACTTCCGTTTGACCCTCTTCTTATTAATTTAGCAGAG GGGCTCAAAGAAACCAGGCACCCGTATACGTTCATCTCCCAGGAGGGCTTCAAAGAACTGCTCTCTGTGGAAGGCGCTGCTCAGAAAACTCTTCCGTTGCTGCCTCGTCTCGTTCCAGTCTTAAAAGGTGCTTTG GCCCATTCAGATGATGAAGTGTTTAGAAGAGGACTGAATGCTTTGGTCCAGTTGAGTGCTGTGGTTGGCTTTTGGCTTAATGGCCACCTGAAGCATCTGCTTTCTAGT CTTTCCAAGAGACAGATGAGCAAGAAGTTCAAAGAACAAACTATGGAGGCTTTGCAAAAACTGGAGCAATACGGCGGAAAA GAAAGCCTGACTATTATAAAGGCAAAGATTCCGACATATTCTTCAATTTCTTCCTAA
- the PACRGL gene encoding PACRG-like protein isoform X3: MHRAKKAEGARKTAAAGSAGKRTSPGRGMREKSETQERKTCSAPSQTSALKPRPRPSDRLNPKTIDPFNVQSRVPSAFAAIYSKGGIPCRLIHGSIRHKLQWDSHPATLPFDPLLINLAEGLKETRHPYTFISQEGFKELLSVEGAAQKTLPLLPRLVPVLKGALAHSDDEVFRRGLNALVQLSAVVGFWLNGHLKHLLSSLSKRQMSKKFKEQTMEALQKLEQYGGKESLTIIKAKIPTYSSISS; encoded by the exons ATGCATCGGGCCAAGAAAGCCGAAGGCGCCAGGAAAACAGCAGCCG CAGGCAGCGCGGGGAAGAGGACGTCTCCAGGCcgtggaatgagagagaaaagcgAGACCCAGGAGAGGAAAACCTGCTCGGCTCCTTCTCAGACTTCGGCCCTGAAGCCGCGGCCTCGGCCGAGCGATCGACTTAATCCCAAAACCATCGATCCG TTCAATGTTCAGTCAAGAGTACCTTCCGCCTTTGCAGCCATTTACTCTAAAGGGGGCATCCCTTGCAG attaatCCATGGCTCCATAAGGCACAAATTGCAATGGGACAGTCATCCTGCAACACTTCCGTTTGACCCTCTTCTTATTAATTTAGCAGAG GGGCTCAAAGAAACCAGGCACCCGTATACGTTCATCTCCCAGGAGGGCTTCAAAGAACTGCTCTCTGTGGAAGGCGCTGCTCAGAAAACTCTTCCGTTGCTGCCTCGTCTCGTTCCAGTCTTAAAAGGTGCTTTG GCCCATTCAGATGATGAAGTGTTTAGAAGAGGACTGAATGCTTTGGTCCAGTTGAGTGCTGTGGTTGGCTTTTGGCTTAATGGCCACCTGAAGCATCTGCTTTCTAGT CTTTCCAAGAGACAGATGAGCAAGAAGTTCAAAGAACAAACTATGGAGGCTTTGCAAAAACTGGAGCAATACGGCGGAAAA GAAAGCCTGACTATTATAAAGGCAAAGATTCCGACATATTCTTCAATTTCTTCCTAA